ACCAAGCAGAAGGGAAAGCAGATCCCCGATTCCGTGGTGAAGGGCGCGCGGTTCAGCACGATGACCGGCGGGCAGACGGTTCGGCCGTGCTTGCCCGAAATCACCAAGTTCAAGCAGCACGGCGCGAGCGGCGCGTGGGTCAGCGACGTCCTTCCGCGCACGGCCGCCATCGCGGACGAACTGTGCTTCGTGAAGTCGATGTTCACCACGCAGGTGAACCACGCGCCGGCGATCTGCTTCTTCCTCACCGGGTCCGAGATGCCGGGCCGCCCGAGTATGGGGAGCTGGCTCACCTACGGTCTCGGGAGCGAAACGGAAGAACTCCCCGGTTTCGTCGTGATGACCTCGCGCGACAAGGAAGCGTCGTGCGGCCAGATCTTCTACGACTTCTATTGGGGCAGCGGGTTCCTTCCGACCAAGTTCCAGGGCGTGAAGTTCCGCGGGCAGGGCGACCCGGTGCTCTACCTCTCGAACCCCGACGGGTTGAGCAAGGAGAGCCGGCGCGCGTCTCTCGACGACCTCGCGAAGCTGAACGACCTCACCCTCAAGGAATTCGGCGACCCGGAAGTGGGTACGCGCATCGCACAGTACGAGATGGCGTACAAGATGCAGACGAGCGTGCCGGAACTCACCGACTTCAGCAAGGAGCCGCAGAAGGTTCTCGACAGCTACGGGCCGGACGTGAAGCGCCAGGGGAGCTTCGCCTACAACTGTTTGATGGCGCGCCGGCTCGTCGAGCGCGGCACCCGGTTCGTCCAACTCCTCCACGCCGGCTGGGACCAGCACCGGAACCTC
The Gemmata palustris DNA segment above includes these coding regions:
- a CDS encoding DUF1501 domain-containing protein; translated protein: MHPIDERALLLSRRHFFGRAATGIGTAALGALLARDAHGADRARIGGLKELPHFAPKAKRIIYLFQNGAPTHVDLFDYKPELTKQKGKQIPDSVVKGARFSTMTGGQTVRPCLPEITKFKQHGASGAWVSDVLPRTAAIADELCFVKSMFTTQVNHAPAICFFLTGSEMPGRPSMGSWLTYGLGSETEELPGFVVMTSRDKEASCGQIFYDFYWGSGFLPTKFQGVKFRGQGDPVLYLSNPDGLSKESRRASLDDLAKLNDLTLKEFGDPEVGTRIAQYEMAYKMQTSVPELTDFSKEPQKVLDSYGPDVKRQGSFAYNCLMARRLVERGTRFVQLLHAGWDQHRNLNTQLKVQCTDVDAPSAALVSDLKRLGLLDDTLVIWGGEFGRTPFLQGKIEDVKSWGRDHHPYVFTLWMAGGGIKKGTSYGASDDFGFAPAKDAVHVHDLQATLLHLLGLDHTKLTFRFQGRDFRLTDVHGSVVKGVLA